The DNA window ACTGGTCGAAACGGCGTTGCGGGCGTAGCGGATGTTACCCCGGCGGCTCCCCGACAGGTTGGCACTCGTCTCGTCGGCCTTCGCATACGACAGCACCTTGTCGATAATCTGCTTCGCTTCGTCTTTTGAGAGTATGGGCATGAGGGCGGGTTTAACGTTTAAGGTTTAAAGTCTAATGTTTACTGTTGTGCAGAGACAACCTTGAACCTTAGACTTTAAACCTTGAACACATTATATCTTCCTTGCAGTATTAATGACGTTGACGCCTTTGAAACGGGCGGTTGCGCTGCCGTGGGAGACGGCGCTGCTTTGCGAGGGTTGCCCTTTACCGTCGCTGAACGCACCGCCCAGCCGGTAGTCGCTTTCGTCGCAGACGGCCACGCAGGAATTCCAGAACTCGCGCGTGTTGGCCTGATACGCTACGTCTTTGAGCATGCCGACGATCTGTCCGTTCTTAATCTCGTAGAATAACTGACCGCCAAACTGGAAGTTATAACGCTGCTGATCGATGGAGAACGAGCCGTCGCCGATGATGTATATCCCCTTCTCGACGCCCTTGATCATGTCCTGCACCGACAGTGGTGTTTTGCCCGGTGCCAGCGACACGTTCGGCATCCGCTGGAACTGCACCGAACTCCAGTTGTCGGCGTAGCAGCAGCCCTGCGACTCTTTTTCGCCGATGATATGGACCTGATCGCGGATAGCCTGGTAGTTGACAAGAATACCGTCTTTCACCAGATCCCACTTCTTGGTTTTGACGCCCTCATCGTCCCAGCCGACAGCACCCAGCGAACCCGGCTGCACCTTGTCGGCGAAGAAGTTGACCACCGGACTGCCGTAGTTGAAGTTCTTCGATTTCCACTTGTCGAGCGTGACGAACGACGTACCGGCATAGTTGGCTTCGTAGCCCAGTACGCGGTCGAGTTCCAGCGGGTGGCCCACCGATTCGTGGATGGTCAGCCAGGTGTGCGAGGGGTCGAGCACCAGGTCATACTTGCCCGCTTCAACCGACTTGGCCGACAACTTTTCCTTGGCCTGCTTTGCGGCAGCGGTGATGTCTTCAAGCATGTCGTACCCCATGTTGTAGCGGGTCGTGATGCCCCCTACCTTGTCGGATGGGTTCACCTGCAAATATTCGTAACCCATGCCCATCGGCGCGCTCAGCGAATCGCGGGTGGCAAACCGACCGTTCTGCGGGTCGACGGCCGTAACGGTGAAGTTGGGGCCAATCCGGTGAATGTCCTGATCGGCGTAGGTGCCGTCGGTGGAAGCAAAGTACTTCTGCTCGTTGATTTGCAGCAGCACGTTGTTGACGAAGTTGGCCCCGTTCTGCATGGCAGCCGCGTTACAGGCCAGCAGCAGTTCGACCTTCTCTTTGACGGGCACTTCAAAGGCGTTTTTCTTGATGGGCGCTTTCCAGCTTACCTCGCCGAAGCCCTGCTGTGGAGCCAGCTGCACCGGCTCGGTCAGCAGGCGGGCGTTTGCTTTGGCGATGGCAACGGCTGTCTCAGCCGCTTTCGCGACTACGGCTTCGTCGCGGGCGTCGCCCACCGATGCAAAGCCCCAGCAGCCGTTGGCAATGACCCGGACACCCACCCCGAACGATTCGGAGTTGATGACGCCCTGCACTTTATTCTCGCGCGTCAGCACAGATTGATTAAGGTAGCGGCCGATACGCACGTCGGCGTAGGTAGCCCCCTTGCTTTTGGCGGCATTGAGGGCGGCATCGGCCAGCCGTTTCTTCACCGAGACATCCAGACCCGGCTCCAGCAGGGCTTCGGGGGATACGGTACGGGCAAACGAGGGGACCGCCGGCATCATCATGCCCAGCGCCCCCATACTCATGAGTTGGTTAAAATCGCGTCGTTTCACTTCTGAAGGAGTTTAACGTTTGATGTTTAAAGTTTAATGTTCAAGTCAGGTCTACGGAGGATGTGATGGCGGTATCAGAGCACTAACTCGAATGATAAGCCAACTTTAAACCTTAGACCTTGAACCTGAAACTAGACTGCGTCCGAAAGGCTGGTGAAGGTGAAGTCGCGGATTTTCATCGGCGGGACGAGGTTGCCACCCATGCGGACAGGTTTGCCCAGCGCTTCGAGGTTGTTGAGCATGATGACCGGACTTTCGTTGAAACGGAAGTTTTTGACGGGGAATTTGATTTGCCCGTTTTCGATGTAGAACGTCCCGTCGCGGGTCAGACCCGTGTACAGCAGCGTTTGCGGATCGACGGGGCGGATGTACCAGAAGCGCGTGACGAGGATGCCTTTTTCGGTGCTCTTAATCATGTCGGCCAGCGATTGTGTGCCGCCTTCCATGATGAAGTTGCCGCCCGGTGGGGTAGCATGAACGCCTTTCTTTTCGGCCCAATAGCGCGAATACGGCATATTCTTGACCACACCTTTCTCAATCCACGTCACCTTCTCCTGCGGCCGACCGTCGCCACTGAACGCTCCGTTCGGCACCTCTGGGTTTGTCGGGTCGGAGTAGATCGTGACGCGCTCATCGAAGAGTTTTTCACCTAAGCGGGTGCCGCCCCCTTTCTTGCTCAGAAACGACCGGCCTTCATCGGCAGCGCGGGCATCCATCGACCGGAACATGGCCGTCATCAGCGACGCGTCGACATTGGCCACCAAAGCCGCCGGTTCGAGAATAACGGTGTATTTGCCGGGTTCGAGAGCGCGGGCGCTGCTCGATGCCAGTGCCTTCTGCATGGCGATTTCGGTCGCGTCTTTCGTGTTCAGCTTGCTGACGTCGGTGACGTCGCGGGTGGCGTAGCCGGACCCCATCCCATCGGCCGTACGAA is part of the Spirosoma rhododendri genome and encodes:
- a CDS encoding TldD/PmbA family protein — its product is MKRRDFNQLMSMGALGMMMPAVPSFARTVSPEALLEPGLDVSVKKRLADAALNAAKSKGATYADVRIGRYLNQSVLTRENKVQGVINSESFGVGVRVIANGCWGFASVGDARDEAVVAKAAETAVAIAKANARLLTEPVQLAPQQGFGEVSWKAPIKKNAFEVPVKEKVELLLACNAAAMQNGANFVNNVLLQINEQKYFASTDGTYADQDIHRIGPNFTVTAVDPQNGRFATRDSLSAPMGMGYEYLQVNPSDKVGGITTRYNMGYDMLEDITAAAKQAKEKLSAKSVEAGKYDLVLDPSHTWLTIHESVGHPLELDRVLGYEANYAGTSFVTLDKWKSKNFNYGSPVVNFFADKVQPGSLGAVGWDDEGVKTKKWDLVKDGILVNYQAIRDQVHIIGEKESQGCCYADNWSSVQFQRMPNVSLAPGKTPLSVQDMIKGVEKGIYIIGDGSFSIDQQRYNFQFGGQLFYEIKNGQIVGMLKDVAYQANTREFWNSCVAVCDESDYRLGGAFSDGKGQPSQSSAVSHGSATARFKGVNVINTARKI
- a CDS encoding TldD/PmbA family protein yields the protein MTTLLTEAEAKRIIDKVLSYSKADEMSVNMSGGRRGNIRYARNAVSTSGESTNLSLAVTAAFGKKTGTATINEFDDASLEKTVRRAEEIARLAPENPEYMPMLGPQQYLKTNPYAQSTADMTPDFRAQATFDSIDPCRKKNLTAAGYMEDSTRFNAIGNTKGLSAYNRDTSVEFSVTVRTADGMGSGYATRDVTDVSKLNTKDATEIAMQKALASSSARALEPGKYTVILEPAALVANVDASLMTAMFRSMDARAADEGRSFLSKKGGGTRLGEKLFDERVTIYSDPTNPEVPNGAFSGDGRPQEKVTWIEKGVVKNMPYSRYWAEKKGVHATPPGGNFIMEGGTQSLADMIKSTEKGILVTRFWYIRPVDPQTLLYTGLTRDGTFYIENGQIKFPVKNFRFNESPVIMLNNLEALGKPVRMGGNLVPPMKIRDFTFTSLSDAV